GCCCTAGTACGAAATATGAATCTATACCTTGAGCTGAGAGGATAGATATGCTTACTACTTCTGAAACCTTATACTAATATTAGCTAGCAATCTCTTTACTAATAGATAATGTAGGTGAACGAACGGATCTCGGAGTCAACGATGGAGTTGATGTAAGTTTACATTCTTGTACTGATCTTTGAAATTGGTTCCCAAATTCAGTGACGCATCTCCATGGCTCCAAGCTTATTCGACTATTGTTGGAAGGTTGTTAAAATGAGGAGACAGAATCTTCCTTTTGTCGAAATATGTATGATTTACTCTAATGGGTCACTGGGTCACATGAcaaaaattattcttggaaatGTTATTCTCCATGGACAAATATCATTCTTTGTACGTATTCATGTTGATCTCCAAACAATTTGTGACATATTGGACAATATTTATTTGACCTCTACTATCATCAATTCTTAGCATTAACCCTAAGAATTACGAATTTGCGCGACTTTATGATTATCCAATATGGTCAAAACGTGAAACCACCGCACATGTTGAGAATCCAGTGGTTGCTGGCTGGCCCCAAATACCCTAAATATaagaaaaacaatagaaaaCATGAACTTCTgactctcatttttttttttttttttttctttcccatggAAGAATAGGACTAAATTGCCACACAAGAACTAAACAGAGAAAATCAGCAATTGAGGGACACGAGACTAGACTGGCAACCCCTTTCTCGGCGGACAACTGTTTGTAGCTGTCCCTCTCATCGATGCTCTCATTCCCGTCTTGGCTAAGAAATTCAGATTAAAGAGTTCGGCAAACCCCAGAAGCAGACGACCTTGCACAGGTCCTTAATGAATGGTCCGAGGCTCATCTTTCATCTCTCTCACCGACGcaagtgagtgagagagagagagaggacaactTATAAAATTGGTTCACACGTGTCAACCGTGAATGTCGATTTATAAAGAATAATAATTAGACAACGTTACGGCATTCGATGCAAAAGACTACTTTACAAAAGTAAGAAGAACGTTTTGTGTTGCATCGATTTATAGTTTTACTGTGTGAAACaatcttggatttttttttttttttttttaactttattgcGTTCAAGATGTAAGAAGAATATAAAAAGATGCAAAACAATTACTTTATAAGGTAACATCACTTTCAGTTCATCACTCCATGTTTTTGGTCTCATTACCTACTCAGCTTTTGTTACTTTATTTACCAAAGTAACCATGTACATCAAATATTTGGAATACTGGCATTATTATTGAACAAgtggaaagtaaaaagaacaGGGAAAACAAGAGGTTAAGTGGTTGTTCCGCGTACACCAAAGAGACCTTTCCCGACAtttgtgctctctctctctctctctctcctcccccacCCCGGCCATATATCTTCACCTCTGACCCTTATCAAATTTTAACACCATCTCAACAAATTCTCTCTCGCCTTCGGTTTTCACTCATCTCTCTCCGTCTACTCCAAAAACCAAGTCTCACCGCATCTCTGCTCCATCTGTTCTAGTGTTTGATCTGCCCTAGACCAACAGCCCTTGAGTTTCTTGAGCCGTATATCTCCTTCAAGATCACACCCATCTATTATAACATAGCAATATGGATGGGTTTAACTCTCAAAGGCAAGACTCCATGAAAAGGAGGTTCCAAGATAGGAGCTTGCCCATCTCGTCCATGGACAACTACTTCGCAAAAGTCATGGCTGCCGCCGCCACTCCGCCTTCCTCCTCGCCGGCCTTCTTGAAGAACCCtaacagcaacagcaacagcaacagcaagATCCCAAGTTCTATCGGGTTCGATGACGATCTCGTGGCCGCAGTCGTGCCGCCGGTGACGGTGGCCATCGAGGGCCGCTCGATCTGCCACCGCATCAGCCTCCACAAGCACGAGAGCTACCAAAGCCTCGCCAAGGCGCTGAGGCAGATGTTCGTGGACGATGCCGATGTCCCGGACAAGGATCTCAACCTATCCAATGCTGTTCCCGGACACCTTATTGCCTACGAAGACATTGAGAATGATCTTCTTCTTGCTGGTGACCTCAATTGGAAGTAAGTTCTTTCTTTTACGAATATTTAACATGAACCTTTGGCTTGTCTCTCAAAATTTGTCATGTTCGCCCATGACTGTGAAATAGGAGCTTTTGTTACAAACTCCGCTGATGAAAACCTAACCTTTTCGGTTTTATCTTCGAGTAGGGACTTTGTACGTGTGGCGAAGAGAATCCGGATTCTGCCGGTGAAGACGAATTCGaggaaaggaagaggagaagcaTGAGAGCTGCTGTGTTAGCCTGGACTTTTGTTGAGGGTTTCGGTGTGATGAAGGCAACCGGAACTTGTATGAGCTTGAGAGAaccaaaagggggaaaaaagaaaaagaaaaaagaggaagatatgTTTTGTCTCTTAGGGATCCAGATCCAATGTCCTTTCTAAATCTTGGGTATGAACTTTCTTGGCTATCGTATTTATACAGTTCTACTTCGATTTCTTActtcttgtgtttttctctcaTAACTCAGTTCTAAGTTGAGCCAGTGGAATTTGTTCTCTCTTTAGACTTTCTTATTACTTAGGTTTTCTTCTTGTGTCCAAAGATGGCGAGAGGACTGAAAGCatgcaaaatatcaaatttgttGATCACCACTCTTCGGAGCTATACGACTTCGTTAATCGATGTTTCACTCCACATTTTCCCCCTCAATTTATGTATCCTGCGTGAGGAATCAAGATATAGTAGGTATGAACTAAGATTGATTCGTAAAATCGACATATTCAATAATGTACACAACATCATCTTATTGAGAATTAACTGAGCCGTTTGTTTAAAATTCACTTACTGTCGGATGTCATATCATTTACATATGAACTTTGAGATCCGGTCTTAGTGTATTATCATTACAAATAAATGGTCTGTCTTTCCTTGATTTGCCTTGCGTGTACACGTAATGGTTGATATTTGTGAAGCCGTACACGTAATTTACTTGAACGACTCAGGACGCTAATGCTTGAAAATGCAGTGTCCTCCATCATGTAATGGAGGACAAGACTAAACCAAATTTCAGGGTCCCAATAAATTCTTGTATAACTTACAGCTTTTGGAGTGAAGTGATGTATGAAAATGTAATGTTTGGCCaataaaaagattcaaatacAACTCCAAGATATCCTTTTTCCTAAGCCACGATTTCCTCTCCTGCTGCGTTCTTTAATCACCCCCACGTACCATGTTGCAGATTCAAGTCTTTCTGCTTTTCACCTCAACATTTCCATGAGGAAGTGGTGAGATACACAGTTAAACCTATTGCAAAAAGTGGCTTGTAGTTAATAAACGTGGCTAGAGTTACTGTGCTTCCCACGGGAGTAAATGCTTAGGCgagagaaaaggtaaaaaggtCGTACGAAAATTGGAAGAGCGCTTCCATTTGCTTTAACATTTCTGTGTCTTGtctgtagttttttttttttcctctttttggcaTCAAGACCAAAGTTTCTTTCCTGCTCCAAAGAATGTCGTCTAATGATATTCGAAGGTACGACGATTGTTCTgggcaatatttttttttgtgtataaGCTTAAAGAATTCATGTCTTGTTCTGCTTATTGTGATGTTTGATTGCTCTGACAAGACCCCATGGATGGAGACTGACAAACAAATTCATCCTATCCATATTTTTATAGTCTTTaacttatatttatatataaaaaaaactgaTATTTCATGAAGTTAGGCATCCACACGCATGTTACTAGCTTTTAGCTTACGCACAACTTCTAGAAATACTCAAGAAAGTCACAGATCTTCATGTATTCTCATGGAGGAGGTATGGTGATGCTGCAATGGAGGAAGTGAACCCACTGAACTTAAAGGATGGGGCTGGCTACAGTGTAGTTGACTGAAGCTAAAGCAGCCCCTTCTTAAAAACATCAACCTTATTTTTCCGGccattaattagttaattttagaTCAGATGGGTCCACTGTTAATTTTAGATCAGATGGGTCCACTCCTAGAATGTAGGCACCGCTTAAAGGCTTGCACTTTCATTTCAGTGGGATTGTTGTTGCCTGCATTGAGACAAGCGAAAAATCAGGTTATCCTCGAGAGCACGATGTTTCCTAATTTCTACGATGATTATCACATCCGCGATATGTTATCATTTCCGAAAGAATATAAAAGACTTGCAATAATTGACGAGGATGAAGGATCAGGACATCTCACTTTATAAAACGTTAAAGTTATCTCATATGAAATATATGTTAGGTGCATTTTTCTGGTATAATTATAAgagtgaatttgaattaaaatgtTCTCGAATATTTGACTCGgttaaaattcaatatatgatATATCGCCTTTTCGGAAAAGGAATAAGTGGTCTTCGTTTAATCTCATACATGTATCATGGTTTTGAGAATGACAATTAATTGAGTTAATTAATTGAActtaaataaaagaatgagGATCCCAACTCAATAATGTAAAGGGAAATTGATTATTTgtaatcactctctctctctctctctctctctctctctctctcagagtcCAACTGGCTGTCGCTCGGTAGGCAGTACAcatcatttttccttatttttgtcattttattaCAAACacctaaaaattaattgatttctcAACCTTTAATTCTCTGTGGCCAGTTTTTTGTAAACTGCAAATTGGTGAAATGGGtcagcttttttatttttatatttcactTTTTGCGTTGCTTTACGTCTAAATCAacgcaattaattaaattctgatagaaaaaaaaagtccaagaTGCAATTAATTGGCTTGACTTTTCCCATTGGAGCATCTGCGGGACTATTAACTTCGTGACCGCGTCCTTAAGCAGAAATGCGGAAATGTTGGCAGTATTTCACTGTTGTTAGCCTCAATGCTTGTCGCATGcaataaattttgatatttttaggaGATATTCTCTAtcctttttatattcttttttgagCCTTTTCTTAAGGGCGTTCATAAGATTTGGAATTGTTTCCATCATTAGCGAAATAAAAAGCTttatcattactttttttttggtaatcgagGAATCCGCTTAAACCCCCTTGTGGGGGGTCACAAGGTCATCCAGTGCATGGAACACCTAATATCGATGATTATATCTCGGGGGTGATTAGCACAAGACCCCAACACCATGACCCCTCACTTACAACGCACTAGTAACCACGGGTTTCAAACTTTCGACCTTGGCGGTGAACGAGAGACTCTCAACCAACGTATCTATCCACGGTTTattaacactttttttttttttttttttttttttgggtcctgGAGGAACCGGCAGCCGACAGCCGCGCAGAAACCCCATGTGACACTTAAGGGGAGGATCCACCACCCCGAGTCACatttaatacacctagcgcatCTTCTGgattttgaacccttcacctctgggCTGAGGATCAGCAGGgccttatccagcggagccactGCGGCCGGTGGTATTAAcacttattattttattttttttggtgctggaggaaccggcttgcacCGACAGCCGCCGTAAACCCCCCAGGTGACACTtagcgggaggacccaccacccccgagtcacacttaatacacctagcgcctcccctgggttttgaacccttcacctcttcgttgaggatTAGTAGAGTCGTAGCcagtggagccaccgcggccaGTGGTGGTATTAACACTTATTCATGcacatatttttgaaaattttgttcgaatcattttttttttcattttcatctatGATAGAAATAGAATTTAATGAATATGAGATCGAGTGCATTGATCAGATTAGTGAAATTAGAGAGGCTCACGTGAATATCATTAATCCATAGCTCACGTGAATATCATTAATCCATATCATTGTCGACGATAGTCCAGAGAGAGACATGTGATTTTTCTCTCGAAAGTATAGTCTTCTTTCTATTTCACCTTTTAGTTTTTATTCTTCCCAAGATAGACGAGCAAAGTGACTATCCACATCTCTTCTTCACCTCCATAAAAGATTCCCAAACATAGGTTAGGTTCAAAAGAGTTATAACATGGGGTTTTTACAATGATTTCAGTTTTTAATATACTAGATTTTCTGGTGTTACATTGCTTTGAAGTTGAATCATTTTAAAGAGTCTTATTAAAAATTGCCGTAAATTACCATATAATGAAATATTATTCTCATAGTTGGGACGTAtgcaattaaaatttaaaaaatcgattatTTTCTCGCTAAACATATTCGACAAGTGCTCGAGAGACACTTGTTCATGTTACCATATTTGAAATTAAGCATGCTTAACATATACGTTACCGAGCTGAGACCTCATTTATGTAAAATACAAATGAAATTCAAAGAATGACCCAGAAATCTAAATCGATAGGTGAAATTATACAGCCTGCGCCTCTGGCGAGATATAAATGAGGTATTGTGGAAGGACAAGATATAAATGAGGGGAAAGACTTTCGCTCTAAGTATGGACCAATTTCAATTAAGTAGCGTTGGTTAGGGATATGGTATggacctcttttcttttcaatttacgTGCTGTTGTTGCTTTATGACATTGCATTTTCCTGTCCCTTAAGGACCAAGGAAGTAACGGTTCGAATTCATAGCATAGAAAAGACTGACAAATTTATGTCCACGAAAATATGTCCCAGAAACCAATGggtcttttttttccttcgtctcgggaattcaaaatcaattattGTGCTATGAAAATAACATCAAGTGACCTGTACTTGTGTCATATGATCTTGGCTGAGATTGAAAGTCGGTTTGCTTGGGGGAGTTGATGGAATTTGGCAAGTGAAAATAACCGGTTTAATCAATCAAGTCAACTAACTAAGAAGAATAATGCTGTGCATGCCAGCTTTAATAACATCAAAATATGTAGGTTGCCCTCTCTCTAGTTTCTGTTTCATTctgttttattgtactaaatgtcaTCTTTTTTAGTCTGTTTATCATTGAGTCAACATGCAACATCAGCGTTTCTATCCATATCTTTAATGAAAGGACTAACGGGAAAAACCGCATAATTCAGGAACttaatcaaaaaaagaaaaatctgttcaaaaagtcctaaacctatgcATTTTTGCCAaattagttataaacattttaaatttataaatttgtcaattgagtcgaTTAGgtcaattttggttagaaattacTAACGTAGACATCAGTTAGGGGTAAGCGGTTTAATGTTCCATATAGGCTCCGCCTAGAATCTGGGACTTATCCGTTGGAacatgtttttcattttttagaacttgaaacctCCCGTGCATATCCTAGAACCTGGAATTTATCTCGTCACAAGTTTCAACGTCAATTCTAGGGTCTACTCAGGTtccacttatattattatttgaatgatTATAATTCACTaaccataacttatatttatacacatgaaaaatataaacattattaaaaaaaatctcaattataaaatgaaaactcGGACTAGTGCTTCTAAATTATACACTCATAATCAAACGGTATGGAATATTGAAGATCGCACGGAGAAATGAactaagaaaaacattaaaacttattCCAGATTCTAGGTTATAAATTCTAGATTCCAAATTTCTCCAattaagaacttgaaatctacCAGTTTTTTGGAATCTAAAACCTATCATGTATACATTGGAACTTAAAACCTACAAATTTCCATTAGTCTGGTTCTCAAGTATCAGGTTCTACCTTGGAATCATGTTCACCCCTAACGCCAAACATCCCACGTGACATGGTCTAAACTGACGTAAacactttttaattatattttattatttcttcattatttcttttctttactttttttttttctgttttttgaatTGAAGGTCGACAATGGTGTCACGGTACTTGTGGCTACCAGTGTGGGCTTGATGGCACTCGCTAGTCAAATGAAGGGCATGCAAGCCCCTCCTTAGAACCGAGATGGACAAAGAGGGTGCCACAGCCCTTGTCAAGTCTGAGCAAGGGCTTGCATGCCCTCGTTGGCCTCAATCCAAaatccccccccaaaaaaaaaaaaagagaagaaaaggaaagaagaaagaaaaaaattaaagaatatataaaataattcaaaatttattaaatatcattaaaaatgtcAATATCAATGTTAACTATATCATGTAAAATGGTTAGTATCAATGTTAGCATTTTTCGgctaaaattgactagatgactcaattggcaaaacgtaaagatgtttaggattcaatttataaaattgaaatatttataattaaattggaaaaaatgtaataaatttaagactgtttggataatttttcaaaaaaaaaaaaaagaaaaagtttgctTTGTATTATATATCGTTGAACTTCAATAAATTACAATTCGATGTTTCTCAATCATTTAACTTTTAGGTTAATATAATACTTTGACACGAATTCTACGCACACATGTACAGTAGTGCAACTTTGCTAGTGGTATTATAAACGAGTAGGTTAAAAATGCCCGAGAGATCTTATTTGGCAATTGGgaatttgcttttcttcttaatAATATAATCATCCACTAAGATTCATGGCAATGTGATCTTAAGGTCCTAAACTCAAGAAGGATATGCATTATACAGGAGATTTCGTCCGTTGCAACAACTCAAACTCAACTCCTTGAGATTGAGCCGCGTTAGTAGCAAGTAGAATGACttgatgagaaaaattaaaagcataTAGGAACAGGAAAAATTACATAAGAAGTCCTGAACCTTATGtataaaatgcaatttattcaaAAACCATTCAAATGGTTCGATTAAATCCTACGCCTTCTTCACGAAGTACAATGAATGAATATCGTGTGGTTAAAAAGGGTTATTGGGATATccttcaattgcattttcaacataattctaaaacttaatagcatttttcaataaatctTGAGAACTTAATTAAACCAACTAAAAGTTTGAGATTCTATTGCACTTTCAATTTAGTTAGGAttgagaatttgattaaaaCAATCGAAAGGCTGGATACTAAATTGTATTTAATACATAAAGTATAGCACTTCGGATGCAATTTTCTAATCAAGGACTCCATTAGACAAACACGAAAGTACGATAAACGAAAagtatattcttttttcttttggaaaaaagaaatcgaaCTTCATTTTTTTCGGGCACATGGAATCATGCAATAGAGAAATTATCAACAtggatttttttgcttttttttttttttttttttttttgttttttttgtcggCGTTCAACATTTGGATTTGAGTCAGCAGTATTTGCAGACTTTGGGATGTAACCGATGGGCTTCCGTGCATGCTCCGCTAAGTATCTTTCGCATTGGCTTTGTCTAATATAGTCAAAAATGGAATTTAGTGATCCAAGATGTTTTATATTGTTTTCAAGTACATCAATAATTGTAGCTGGCTCACCTTGAATTTAAATTTCTATTGTTTGAATAAGAATCGACACGCATGGACAAGAAAATCTTAATCAAAGCCCCTAAAAAGTTAATATGTACACAAATCCGTCGTGTCAAAAATAGTACATAaggaatcaattttattctatatatttgaaataattatctTGGATTTTAGTCTTCTTGTTGGtggaaataaaaacaaagaaaaagggttAGGTCTAGTCTTGCAATTGAATTTAATGCTGATTTGAAGGAATTGTTCGATTGATTGATCCCATTATCTAATTCACATCATGTTTTGATTAGAGATTTTGGtcttttctataaaaaaatgatGGTTGACCAGAAGTTAAAGCAACGTAATTAACATATTTTAAAGATAAGTATTATTTCAATATCACTACCAAATATATCGTATCTTTTCAAGAAAGCGACCCGGAGGCCGGGCTAtgcaatttttacatttttttattcttcaacagtttttacatttttttaacatCTTAAGTAGTAGTTATGAAAACCTTTTTAGTGAGCATATTGACGTTAAAATTAACATTTCGAAACTTTAATCGTACAATTTTTGATATCATGGTTGATTTGTcacgataatttttttttttgaactcatTGTCAAGATAATGACTTGATAAGAAGGTATTTAGTATGGTGACCTCATTACTCTTAAATCTTTGAAAGTACCCAAAAGATGTTGGCCTACATAGTATGGAATTTTACCTCTCTCTTTGTGATTTTAGGGTTAAGAATTGTTGTGAATACTTCAAGagtaaaattatgaaaataccAAATCGTGGGGAGTGCAATTTTAAGATCACTAGGAGAGTTGGACCAATCGAGGTGatcgtgataaattttatgatttaattgcaacttttgaaaattttaggattcaattgcattttcgtaacaagttttagaacttccaaTAAACTTAtcccaaaataaatatattcagtTAGTGACAATTTGAGTTTGGAGTATGTGTAGGACATCAACAAAGCACCAATAGAAGACTTCACATATAAAattacaatcaaatcctaaaaaattacaaaaagtgTTACCAACTGAAGCacttaatttgaccaatttaacaagttttaggatttcattaaacttttcaaaagttttagatctcaattgtattttcataacaagttttaggactttattataccttttgaaagtttttggactaaattgtatTTTGTTAACAATATTTAGGATTTCAAAtgcatttatttcatttattttttaattttagtgatGTTGTTGCCTTTTAAGTTAAGAGACCGTCATTGTAAAATCTAGTTGGAATTTTGTTGACTGACTAAATTGCAATTTAGCCACACTTCGAATGCATAACTATATGTTTTTCACGAAATAAGTTTAAGTACTGAATGTAATTATGATGATTATCATActgtaaataataaattacttAAATGCGTAAATTTAGCTACGATAATCAATCGTAGCTAAAGCACACAAATTTGTGCCAAtgaatattgattttttaagcaaaaaaataaagagattttacaattattttcaaaagaaaagaagaattcaGTTTCTTTATCAGGAAAAGATCCTCCTTTAATATCTtttgtatatcaatttgagtgtttgaaattttttaagcaTCCAATTAATTCCTATTGAGTGTGACAACCTCTCGATCTAATACACGCTAGACAATTATCGGAGTATAGTAGGTTTGACCCTCCTTGAAACGTGTAAACGCGACAAGCGGCAGAAATCCTAAAGTCAATTTTGGACAGCTAACTTGGACAAGggatgaaaattcaaataacgaaagaaaatctaaaaactGTTTTCGCACGTATTGTTCGACTAGGTCATGGCCCTCGCCTAACATTTCaaaatccatgtcattttctttgaaaataagCTTTACGCATAcaaccaaaaaaatcttaaaaattgagaattttgtTGCCCCATTTCCTAATCAATGAACGTTTTACAGCGGTCGCGGATGGTAATCGGTGTAAAAGGAGGCTCTGACCGAGAATGGCCACGCACAAACTTCTGAAGAACAAGAATTACTTCTACAGGTGTTCTTCATTTCTTTGCAATCTATTTCTGGTCGTTCCGATTGTTCATTTCCATTTGTCGATCAAACAAACTTGCTCTTGTTCTTCTAGAAGGATTTGTGTTGTCATTAGCGGGTTCATTTGATCATTTCAGAACCCGTGGTCGGTCTTGTTCCAAATATTGTCTGTCGATTTCAAGCCCGAGAACTCCGATTTTTGGTCAGAATCGTTTATTAGCGCGATTCCACTATCGAGTTAATGATCATgaattttgaacagaaacatcTTTAGGCACTTTCAGTGAGACGAGGGGGAGAAAGGTATTTTCTTGAATTCGTTGCTTTCCAAATGAGTCTGTGAAGTCGAAATTTGTCGGGATTCGTGATGCCGATGATCGATGATTATGTTGGAATCGCCGTGGGTAAGCTGATGGATGGTTGGACAGGATCTTGAATGCTGTCGGATAAAAATATTTGCAGGACTAACCGTAACAGTGAAAAGTTTAATCAAATTTCTGCAAACCTGTCAATGGTTAATCCCGATGCTCTCTGTACAGTCAAGTTTAAATTCTCAAGAGGGGTACATTTGTCttacgaaaaataataattaaaaaaatattttagagaaaatgatTATTAACATcgttgacaaaaataaataaataaaaaatatttattatctatcaaaatatttagatataaattgtcgataatgaaaatatttttcatgaacaattatttttgaagaaataattatttttaagaaaatattcttttacatcattcattttttgtcaaCCAAATGGAGCATGAGAGTCAACTTGTTGCGAAATCTAGTAGCAGTTGAGCAAGTGCTCGAAGCAAGGATCAGAAAGGTCGAGGCCGATTTAAAA
This genomic stretch from Eucalyptus grandis isolate ANBG69807.140 chromosome 3, ASM1654582v1, whole genome shotgun sequence harbors:
- the LOC104437399 gene encoding auxin-responsive protein IAA33, whose product is MDGFNSQRQDSMKRRFQDRSLPISSMDNYFAKVMAAAATPPSSSPAFLKNPNSNSNSNSKIPSSIGFDDDLVAAVVPPVTVAIEGRSICHRISLHKHESYQSLAKALRQMFVDDADVPDKDLNLSNAVPGHLIAYEDIENDLLLAGDLNWKDFVRVAKRIRILPVKTNSRKGRGEA